CAGGGGTCATTTCATGTGGTCATGTGTCTGAGCTATTGCTGTTCAAGCAGGCAAGAAATActataacattcaaaatgggtggATCGTTCATTCAAGACGTACTACATTGTTTTATGTTTTCCTGACTCATTGGaagaataataattataattcctgTTCAGGATGCTGGAAAATAACTGTAGAGCTGCTGTTTACAACGGGGCTCATGTAGTCTTTTCCTCCTCTTGGAAAAAACAGATGGAACATTTGTGGTAAGTTATGAACTATACATAGGAATTAGTACACTTGCACATTTCAGTTTCTTCAACGTGACCAAGGAATCTATCTGAAGAAACAGTATTATAGAGGTCTACAGTATTGTTCCAATTATCTCCATTCCAGTGTGCACTTGTTCCCTTCTGATTTGAAAGAAAATGACTGGTATAACaaatatggtggaaactcccTGTACCTcaaccaatccaatgcttttagattTACGGGAAATAGCAGATAGGGTACACCTCAGGAGACATTGGAATGTACCCAGGTGTCATCCACATCGCTGGACATTTCCACCCTCACTTGTTTAATGGCATTGCTGAATCGGCCTATGACGAGCCATTATTCTTGGTTTGTGTACCATGTACATTTTCACTTGTAGTTTTCCACTAACCGTGTAGCGTCTCATGAGTACTTGTGTCATATACAAGAGAACTATAAAACTTGGAATTAGTCAACCACGTATGAAGGAGGTACTGTACATGAACTGCTCGCTTTATTCAACTTCCTGTTTCTACATTCTTTTAAAGGATAAGGTCACTATCTTTTAAACAGGAAGCCCTGTCTGGTTTCTGAAGGAGCTGAAGCACACAGCTGATTTTGAGGGAACGATGTATGTTTTCTTGAGGTTTGAACCAGCATGATTTTGCACAATAAAACCACATACCACTCACTGTGGTCTCATCTTAATTTCTTTGTCAGCCGAGTTGTGGATGATCCTGACTGTAGTATGCAGTGACAGTCTGAGGAAATGTAATAACCAATACGTTTCATCATACCCAATTACTTGTCAAAAAATAAAGTTTTCCATCAGGTCTATCATTCAATCACACCAGAATTTCCCCAAaatgtctaacacacacaccacactggcaGTATTTCCATAGAGAGCAAAGTGAAGTCATTTGCAATAAATGTATTAAGCCAATGTGCAGTGGTTGTCTTTGGAACGGGCAGTGGTCCCCGTCCCTCTAACCGTCCGCTGCCTCTGCTTCCTGTGCTCGTAGAAAGCTGGCCTTTTTCTGGGCGACGCGGTCCTTTCTCTGTGCCAGCGAAAGTTTGGCGCGGTTCCACCTGCGACAGAAAACAATGCCCCCATTAACCATCAGCACAGTAAACAACAAATGGCAGACCGCTCAAATGTTTTTAATACTACAAgtggatatacagtatacaggttgctTCTCTCAGCCCCGTCTTGAAAGGACAATGGACATCAGCCGTTGCAAATGAAGGACCAACTACATTTTGCTCAGCGTACTTTGTATCATCATAAAGAAGCACTACTCCAAAGTGTTCCCAAGCAGAAATCCAGCAACAGTGACAAACCCACCTCTTCTTTTTGACGTCTTTTTTGGGTTTCTTTTCGTGGACTGGGTTCTCTCTGATGGCGGTGTGTGCTTTCTTGTACATCTCCTCTACCTGAAAGAATGACACATTGTTTAGACAGAGTTAGGGTAGTGGTTTCGGGACGAGAGTCACAAAACACAGACAAATAACCTTTCAGCACTGGTAATTAATCTCGCTTCTCTCAGCCCCGTCTTGAAAGAACAAAAAAACATCAGCTGTCGCAATTGAAGGACCAACTACAAGTTGCTCAGAGATCTTGGaaaaatcctcaagaggcagCAAATTTACACAGCAAACTGTGTGAGAAAGGAGTTGCCAAACCAACTGATACCCTCACACACAAGGAGTAACTACCATCAGTCTGGCAGCATTACACTTCTAATATCTAATTCAGTGGGATGTGCAAACGGACTTACTGTGTCTGGCGTGACTCCGTTCTTTATGAAGCGCGAGAACTGTTTCTTGTAGGCGTCTTCGTCCTCCTCCATCAGGTAGCTCATGTAGTCCGACACGTTCATGCCCATGATGTGTTTGCGATGCATCTCTGTGTTGAACTCTTTGCTCTCCACGTCGTAGCCAGGGAATCGTTTTGTGCTGAGAAGAGGATGGTGATGTGGTACAACACTGGATTACTTGGGTTGATTTAATGACTTTGAACAGTCAAATAAAACAAGTTTTTCCAGAATCACATTGTATAATGACAAAGGCCATGTCTTTTTACAGGGCAGATGGTCTGGTCTTGATCATTCATCACACAAACAAATCCACGGTGAAGAGACATGGACACATTGTATCTCCCGACAGGATCCGCAATGAGGTGTTCAGCCTTCACTACAGGTTTATGAGAGAACTATCATCCTCTACCCCTCTGTGTTGATCATATAGGACACTTCAAGTCTTAGATGGGCAAAAAAGGGGATACATATTCAGCTTTATGCTGCACTTAAAGGGATAGTTAGTGATTTTGATCATGAAGTCATTAATCTACTCCCCCCCAGAGTCCAATGAACTCATGATACCATTTTGACATCTCTGCATCCAGTATCAAGGAAGTTGAGAGTTTGGTTAGCATTAGTGTGCAAAACTGTGTtagttagcgcaatgactggtcTCAGGAACAGCTGTTCCCATAGACTTCGTCATTGCACTAACGCTAGTTAAAAACTTCCTCCATACATACAATCAATccaactggcccaatgctctaaccactaggctacctgccgcctctaaagTGCACATCCGCCTAAATATTTTGCTTTGTGACCTGGAATTTtaatttaggagcaccagtgcgCCTAGAAAAATTAAGGATTCTAGTTTTAATATCTCAGACGAAAAGACAAATgatatccatgagttcatctgactggtgGGGTAGATAAAGAACTTAATTGCCAAAATCTCAAACTAACCTGTGAGGAATTGAGAGCCCACCGTCGACAGCACCCTTTAGTGCTCCGAACACCTTGTTTCCTGTGGACGTCCTGGCGAGCCCGGCGTCTAGGAAACACGTGAAGGCCCCCGGCTGGCCGTCTATACTCTCCACGTTGAACTCGTCTCCAGTCACCTCCACCTGGCCCTCGTACACCTGATCCAGGCCGAACTTGTTCAGCAGCTGAGGAGACAAAGATGTTTCATTAGAGAAATATAGTCTAAAAATTAGCAGCAACCCCTGTTGACAATTCATATCGTCTAATGAATAGAATCTTGATAAACTGAACATTCATTGCATTAACTACTGTGCTGCTGGATATCAGACTCAGTTAAGGAATATCCCCACACCAGCTTACACACCCCCACAAAATCAAAGAGTTCAGTGTATTAGAAAAAAATAAGCATTTGCTAGCATCAAATCTATACACAAAGTCCACAAAGCCCAGGTCTGTCTTGCTTTGTCAGCACAATGATACGGGTTCTGGCTCTGGTGGAAGGTTTTAGTCAAAAGCCCCCAAACCCAACATCAGCAACAATTCCTCTCCCTTCATTTAAAAAAAGTATCCTTTGCCAGTGCAGAACTGCAGATGAACGGCTACACAGGTGCCATCAATACCATGACATACAACTTCACTCAAGGGGAAGTCATGCCTGTTGAATCAGTGATGTCAACAATCTACCTCATGAAAACAGAAAAATGAACTGAGAAAAAGCAGAAAATCTTAGCATGAGTGTGCATGCTTGCGCATATGTGGCCATCTCTATGGGATTGTACAAGGACATGTAGCTATGCATTCTTCTCTGTTTGAGACTTCAGTATGTGTAAGCATGtcataggttgtgtgtgtgtgctaccctTACCCTGCGGGCCAGCAGAAGGCCCGTGCAGTAAGCTGCAGCGTAATTTGTCAGTCCCACGGTGATGCCATATTTGAGCAGCTCATGGGAATAGGCAGCAGCGACAATCTGGTCTCCCTCGATCTTGGCGTAGGCAATCTGAAGCAATTGACGAAAGTGGTAAGGGCCAGGATGTTTTTTTACAAATCTAAATAGTTGTTGAAATCACACCAAGTCTGCATGCAACAGCCCACCAGCAATCACCTGGCAACAGATATCTCTGTTGGAGAACCTCACAATCATCCTGTATTTGGGTGTGTTGTACTTGTTCTTGTCTTGGATGACCAGGCGCTTACGGGCAAAGTAGTCAGTCTTACCCTCTGTCAAAGACAAATCACACAACTGGTTAGTATGCCAGCATTAGCCAAGAGGACATTGACAATTACAAGACTAACTTG
The sequence above is a segment of the Oncorhynchus nerka isolate Pitt River linkage group LG20, Oner_Uvic_2.0, whole genome shotgun sequence genome. Coding sequences within it:
- the LOC115103278 gene encoding large ribosomal subunit protein uL18-like, whose product is MGFVKVVKSKAYFKRYQVKFRRRREGKTDYFARKRLVIQDKNKYNTPKYRMIVRFSNRDICCQIAYAKIEGDQIVAAAYSHELLKYGITVGLTNYAAAYCTGLLLARRLLNKFGLDQVYEGQVEVTGDEFNVESIDGQPGAFTCFLDAGLARTSTGNKVFGALKGAVDGGLSIPHSTKRFPGYDVESKEFNTEMHRKHIMGMNVSDYMSYLMEEDEDAYKKQFSRFIKNGVTPDTVEEMYKKAHTAIRENPVHEKKPKKDVKKKRWNRAKLSLAQRKDRVAQKKASFLRAQEAEAADG